The region AAATCCTTCTATAAGGCCAATATTATTGTGATATCTATACTAGATAAAGACACAACATAACAAGAAAACTACAAACCAATATTTCTGATGAACAAACATGGAAAAATCCTCAATATAAAGGGAGGGGGAATAGATTGGGGGCAGGAGGTGGAAAAGAAGAActgggaggacaggagggaggagagagagcagtCGTGATGTAAACTAACTAAATTAATATAAAGACTTGCAAACTTAACACATACAtatcaaacaaaaacacacatacaaacaaaacctaaCACACTCCATCAACAAAAATACATAGCAATCAAGTTGTTTTTTCACTAAATATATAAGGATCATTTAACATATATAAgccaataaatgtaataaatcataataaaataaaattccatgaTAGTTTCAGAAAATATTATCTGCCAAATGACATGATAAATGTACTAGAGAAAGTAGCATTAGAGGGAACATACATCAACATAAGAAAGGATATATATgacaaacccagtcactattatccaaaatagagaaaaaatgtaGCATTCTCATTAAAATCAGAATGAGTCAGGTATATTCACTATCTCCCCTCCTTTTCTGTACAGTGCTTGAAGTACTAGCTGTAAATATAAGTACTGGGGAGGAAATTAAAGAGGCAcaaataagcaagaaaaaaagtcaatttattcttaattacaggcaatatgttattatatataggAGATTccaaaaattctaaaagaatacCTATAGGAAGGATCAAAATAATTTACCAAAGTGtcaggatacaaaatcaacttacaaaatcagtagcctttctatacaCCAATAGTGAagtttgtgagaaaaaaaaaaagacgatgATCTCAGTCATAATAGCCTAATAGTATCAAAGTCAGTAAATATTGTGTGGATGGGAAGGTGAGCATGTATATGAAATTTGAAAACTCTCTCCCGGGATCTTACCTGTCAAAGTTCTATCTCCAAAATGATTTACAGCCCTCTCAAACAGCACTACCAAATGTTCAGTCATGTGTTCAAATGTTCAGATATATAACTTCAAATACtcaagtgttcaaacataatTTCATGCATTTCATATAGCTCAAATCTTTCTTTGTTTAACTTTTGTGGGGTGACATTTATATTCATGAGAATAGAGTGGTAAAATCATCAGCTATTGTTTAGAATTTAGCCTTTGTCTTTATGTGTAGTAATGTTTTACAAAATTGAGGacatctgctgtgtgtgtgtgtgtgtgtgtgtgtgtgtgtgtgtgtgtgtgtttattgaaaTGGCATCTTGATAGGTTGTTCTCATAGTCAATATTATGACAAGCAAAATGAAGGAAACAATGAGTAGAAGGATAATTAAGAAGTCCATGGATGTATTAATAGTATGAATGATGTAATTAACTACTTTCttattggacttaaggcccactccaaagaagaaaactcatagttTGTACTAAATCTGGTCAAGTGTCCTTGAATGGAGAGCTCATAATCCACAGGAGAAAAacaattactattatttttctaGCTTGACATGGCTTCACACtaccttttaaatattaatctCTGTATTAATATATTAGTACAATGAGTACCACTCTCCACCCTtgttaaataaatttctttatgcTATAGACAACAGCTAATACAGTGCCATACAACTTGTCAAGTGAAGAGAAAAATGTCCGTAGAATACAAATTCCCAAACAGGACATCTATATCACAGCCTGGGCCCCAAGTCTAAGAGAATATCCTGGGAGAAAGGTGATGGGATTGGAAGAGCCAAGAGTTGTGGAGGAATAATTTAATAGCATATGTACTGTATGTAAGAGAGCTGCTGGAATAAATGATGTCAAAGTAACTGTGGCTGCCTGCTTAGGATCCATACAAGATTAATAGAGTCAGAATTCCAGCATGGATAATGAAAGAATTCAGTCAGCCTACCCCTagttgaggagctattgacaactGATCACTGTTGAGGGAGAAAGGGTTAGTTTTCTCTGTGGATATAGATTTGATTGCCATGGCCACATCATGTTCAGAAGGGAGTACTTCATAACTCAGCGTTTTCTTCATGCTTCCAGATTATTTTCATCTCATTTCTGTAATATTTCCTGAGCCTTACATGGAGTATTAGTGTTGATACTGATATCCCCTGAAAGGGTAGTCGCTAACAGTTATTTATTCTTAGCACTTTGAGCAATAATGGATCTCTGCAGTAACCACCACTCTTTGCAATATGAAAGTTCTTTAACTAAGGTTGAAAACAATGCAAATCTGtggatataaacatatatattcagaAAACCATTCAAAAAGATGATCCTTTTATAAAAGCATCAACAGTAAGTTTTCTCTAAGAGAATACCAAGCATACTACTCGTGTTGGCTAGATTTATAGTACCCTGTAAAATATCCCTcctataaaacaaaaagcaaaaccaataaTGCGAACAGATTTTTATACCGTTAAACAGTCTTTCTATTATTACACTTCTTAGTATATCTTAACTTGCAGGTTGGCATCATTGTACATCAGTGAGTAATATCACTAATGTTCTTTTATATCTACCATTCTCCATAGTGATTTCCCACACAATTACTtatacacaggagagagagagagagagagagagagagagagagagagagagagagagagagatatttcctTTCGTGAACAACTTCTCTATATTCTGCAATCAAAATATATTCTTCAGAAATAGGGTCTTTCTATCTTCCTTTGGTGGGCCACCAAGAGCAACAGCAATACATTGTGTTGTTTTAGGTATTTGACCTGTGCCTCTATGTTATCACCAATTTACTTAGAGTATTTTATTTAGTTGTCATAGCAACCTGATGAAATATGTTCTCTTAGTCTTAGTAGTGATCTTAGTGCACTTAGTAGTGATTTACTGTATATATTGTAAATACCATGCAATGAAAGCTTAGCTGATATAACTAATTATACTGAATTGTTAGAAGGGCCCTTCtgttacaatttttaaatattataaaagtaaaaatgttgggatgagaaaattttataaaatgaaatattctgtGGGAGACTATTGAACTGAAAATTACTGAAAAGTTCAGACTAAGGCAATAGGAAATAGAGAATGAGAGCATATGGGACATTTCTATTTAGGATGTGTGAAGTTGACCAGCTATATCTAATTCTACACAGTTTCTTACAAAGATACAGAAAAGCTGAGCCATGTGACCCAATTGCTGTCCTGCTGTCTTTCACTTTGGGTCTTGTTATCCACATATTACATGCTGGTgcatggagggtgggggtggtgggaagAGATCTTTAATATTGAACAACTAGGGGATAGTGGATCAAAGGAAAATTTCTTATGAAACATTTATGCCTTCTTCCAGGAGAATAGGCTTCTAACCTTCTCCATGAAAGTCCTGAGCACACTAGCCCTCAAGCTTTTATGGAGATATCCTTATCTGGCCCTAACTGAAGAACTTTCTTATATGTCTTGGAGGTTGTGATTCAAATAAAGTCACCCAAGATCTCCAGATGAGGCTCTGACTCCAAGACACTCTTGGAACATCTGCCACTGTACTGACTCAGAAACAagataataagaataaaacaaacttttaaagtgAACAAGAGTCAGTGGGCTAGAGGACTTAGCAGCAGATCAGATTAAAAGCATCTTCCTATATGATTAGGTGATTGCATGGCATAGAAGATTGGGGACCACAATGGTATGTCCCTTGAGAAAAAGATACAGTATCTAAATTAGATTGCCTGAGTTACCACAGCCCTCCCTATATAGGAACTTAAAATGATGGACAAAGAATGATGTGGGTAAATGATAAAGAATGAAGTATTAAGACCTTCCAGTTCACAGAAAACATAGCCTGTGCAGGGCCACTACAGTATTGCATGACCAAGGAGCAAAATAATACCAAAATTAGATTTATAAATCAATTCTACAAAGATATAAACAATTCATTatggaaaaaaattgaataataaCTGCAGCAGCTTTGACCTGAAAATTTTTCTTGGGCCTAATGACAACACTCTGACCATGGAAAGTGGTTAATACACACTGCTTGGAACATGGGAATTTATGTAGGCTGccttaaagattttctttctatCTAGAGTCCTTAAAATAATAAGAGCCACAAGCCTGTCTGTCAGGCTTTCTCAAACTGTACCTCTAGATTCTTAAAAGTTGGGGTATGGAGTTGATGAGGAAAAATGACAGTAAAATATAACTGTGTTCTGTCATGGTTTATCAGTGATGACTAAACTTATGTATGATCAAGAGGAAGTTAAAACACATATCTGTGGGCAAAAATGATATGATCTAAGTTTTGGAACAACATGAATCTATCCCTGCCTACTGAgttctgtataaataaagaagcatCTTGCTGCAAAAATGCCTCTGACCACTATGGATGACTCATGTCTTAGTCCACTCCTTATCTCTTCTGAGGGACCTGTCCTATGCTGGGGCTGTCCCCTGACAGGAAAGGAATCAGATAATTAAACATAGTTCCCCTCAGATATGGATACAACACAGAGATAGGATCTTGTTTTGGGGCTTGTCTTGGGAGTTGTACAAGCCCAAGGGTGAATGAAAAACTTCAGTAAGATTTTAAGTCCCTTGGGAATTAAAGCTAGATCTTGGAAAATGGAATAAACAAAATCCTGGTACTCCCTTCTTGCACCATGGGTCTGTTCTCAAGGGAAGAGAACAAACAAGATTGCCTTGTGTTTAAAGCCtggtatattatattaatattattatagtcACATCcaaaattttctgttttataaagttTCAAATAGACCAACATGAGGATATTTCTCTGTTATGAAATAGTGAAAAACATAATTAGAAAGTGTACCTTACAATTCATAAATATTTCTGAGAAACATTGGTAATTAATTCttagtaataacaacaacaaaaggcccaTGAAATACAAATACTGAAAATTTCATTTCAAACAAGAATAAGGAAGCACCAATGTTTTCTGGCTCAACAAGGGTGAGTTTGTGAAATCTATTtactttaatgtctttttttgttAATAATGGAAGTTCAGGGATATAAGACAGGCCCATCTCTTAAACTTTGAGATGCAAATACAGTTGACATAAATATGATCCAGATAGAAATTAAAGATAGTTTAAAAGTAGAGCATgaataattctttctttgttcttcaagAACAGGAAATTTGAGAGTAGATTTACAACTTTGATTCTGTGATATACAGTAGTTAAGTAACCTTGCCTATAGTCAGAGTCCTTATTCGTGTATGAGAAAAATTGAATTTGAATAGAATAATTCTAATTTGAATAGAGGTTAGCACCAATTGTTAAAGCTTCTATTGCTATTTTTCTTCCTAGAAAACAAGTAAATCAAGTAATTAATTAAGTAATGAGATGAAAAAATTTTCTGTACACTTACAAGTTTCCTTATACTTTGGTTTGTGAGCAGTCACATTTTCATGAAATGACCCAGCCTTCATTAATTAGTTTAAGTAGCTGAGGAACACTGACATATTTACCTTGGAAAGACTAATGATGGAGACTCTATGCCACTCAGAGTCATAGCACAGGCAAATTTTACAGTTTGAGATTAAGGTAGACTTGAGAATTTTCTGTAAATATATATTGGTGGcaagatatctatctatcatctatctatctatctatcatctatctattatctattcatctatctatcatctatagatagatatagatactgTGTTGTAAAGAATATAACACATTGTCTTGTGCCTACAGATTCCAGTTGAAAAGAATGGCTTTTGGAAATAGGTCTTTTGTGACTGAATTCATCCTTATTGGCTTAACAGACCAGCCCAATCTCCAACTCCCTCTGTTCTTCCTGTTCCTTGTAATGTATATGATAACTGTGACTGGGAATTTGGGTTTGGTAATTCTTATTGGACTGAATTCACACCTTCACACCCCtatgtacttttttctctttaacttgTCTTTGATAGACCTCTGTTACTCTTCAGTGTTTACACCCAAAATGCTTTTGAACTTTAcaataaataagaatattataTCTTATATGGGGTGTATGACCCAActctatttttattcattttttgttatttctgaGTGTTATGTGTTAATGTCaatggcctatgatcgctatgtggccatctgtaatCCACTATTATATAATATTGCTATGTCCCCTAAAATATGTTCCTGTCTTATGCTTGGTTCATACTTGATGGCATTTTCTGGTGCCATGGCTCACACAGGATGCATGCTAAGGCTGACCTTCTGTGATGCAAACAGCATCAACCACTACTTCTGCGACATCCTACCTGTGATGCAGCTCTCCTGCACCAGCACCTATGTCAATGAACTAGAGGTTTTCATTGTTGTGGGCATCAACATCCTCGTGCCCAGCATCACCATTTTCATCTCTTATGGTTTTATTCTCTCCAGCATCTTCCACATAAGCTCCAATGAAGGCAGGTCCAAGGCCTTCAGCACCTGCAGTTCCCACATAAttgctgtttctctcttctttggaTCAGGAGCTTTTATGTATCTTAAACCCTCATCAGCTGGGTCTATGAATGAAGGAAAaatctcttctgtcttttataccAATGTGGTTCCCATGATGAACCCCTTAATCTACAGCATGAGGAACAAAGATGTTAAAGTTGCCCTGAGGAAAACCTTGAGTAGGTGGAAGTTTTGTTAGACACAGCACCTGTATTTGCTTTTGGTTATGTGAAAATTTAtctcttttattaaaatactAGAAGATGAAATGTTTTTCTATTGTTTGTATAATTATTAGGCACACTCTGAATTTGTTTGCATGTCTTATTAATGATAGCTACTCCTTTTTCCTTAccttttattacatatttttatcatgttaaaacattttaatcaattgcattttaattattgtcatcattttttcttctagaagaatacattatttattaaatgATCAAAAAACTGCTGAGATGAAATTTTGCTAATATAATAAAATCtgacttttattatattttaatgaacTCACAAATGAGACTATGTCTTTCTTTAATTTCATCATCCAACATCACAAATGAATACCTCAGATATAGATGAAGTTCTGCAAAAATTATTTATGCAACACATTTTGCTGTTGTGAACTATAAATAATGAgattgttttggtatttttgtaTTCATCATTGTACCAAAAAACTCACACTAAAGATTTCTCATATATATCTACAACATGAATAGTATACTAATGTGCACCATGGTTTATTATTAAAGTGTCACAATTATTTCCTCAAAATACCACAAGTAAAAGAATGCCCTTTTTCTTACTTTCTGAcacaatatttattcattttgtttcagtAATTGTGAAAAATGAACATAAACAAAactattatttctttgaaaagcCAACTGTTTTGACTTCAGATGATTAACATTCTTATCAGGATAAATGTTGATTTACATTCTGTCAGAAAACAGGTTAATGGCTATTTTTGttgtaatttaaaatagtttGAAAGTGACTGTCTTAAAAGCCAGATTTTTgtacaaaaatgtcaaaaatatgaatttggcttatttttaggtgtttagtatttaagattagtgtaggaaaggaaagagcctAACAACATGACCTCATACCCGAGCAGACACAAAGTCAAAATATCTGAGTTCCCTCCCTCCCAGGGTTTTGAAGATACATTTCAGTTTAAAGACATATTTGTCATGTGAGACACTGTATTATCTTCTACTTTCAAAGTTTTGAGAAAAGCTACAGTCTACTATGGTTAGAAAATGattatatttgtatgtaaatGGGAAATAGCTACATTTGTGTGGAATAAGAAACTAAAATAGTGGTCAGGTGAGAAGATTCATcaagtaaaggcacctgctgcaaGGTCTGATCATCTATGCTCAATCCCTAGAACTCAACATGTTGGAAGGGAAACAAATTggttcccaaaagttgtccttggACTTCCACATATGTACTTTGGTGTACCTATAACACATGGATTAATCACCAATTAATTTATTAAAGATTGGAAGAGGAACTATaattaaaagtcaaataaaaacttagaaaatttttaaaaattaaaattaaagctcACCACCATATGTCATCTCCAAATTAAAAGACCTTAAATATATTGAGCTTTCTAGACTTTTCTAAGTAGGATGGATTGAAGTTATTGgtaataatgaaatattaattttttctgtCAGAATATCTGAGGACAGTTAAAGTTTTTCTGATATCTGGACTTTTATATGCTGATTCAATGTAAACATATCACCCAAACACCctatttctgttaaaaaaaaaggcTTAAGCACCTGAACACAAATTGATAAgtgaagtcatctgagagaaaatTCATTCTCAAGCCCAAactattatatttcttttctagAATAAAAGGTTGTATTCTTTCTACCTTTGAGAAAACAGACCAAAAAATGATTATAGTAATCATATTAGTAATCAATTGATATCAAATCAATTGATATCAATCAAATGATAGTAATCAATTAACAATATTCAGCTTTGTAGTACAATAACATTCACTATTTTGATGTTATCATagttttgtatttatgtgttgATATGTTTTGTATAGGTaattgttgatttgtttgttatGATTAGATATTAGCATTGGCAACACTGGTTTTCATTCCAAAATGTCTATTTGTGTAAAACAGTTGAcccctctttcagtttttttttttttaacctacaggTTTCCTCCTTTGGGAAAAGAGACTTTCCTTATCGAATGGATAGAATTTATAATTATGCAAATaacattttcattgtttctaatTCTCCATAGTTGTGGTGCACTTACATCATTATGAATTTGAACACTAATTAGAGTATCTATATGACATCATCCCTCTAATCTTTCACCcagtaaatcttaaaatataaataaatttctacagttttagaaaatatatttgatatggGTTTTTGTTCTTTAATGGAATttgggaaaataattttaaaatataagactgATGAAGTTATTACAGATGATATATTTGATAGCTCTTTGTAGTTGAGTATAAGATGTActtatttgattttctttttaaagagaggaaacttaaaaatatatgtcaTTGACATAGAGCTGGTGATGGAGAGATCATTCATATGGTGTATGCATTTGCTACACAGGCATAATGATCTGAGTGTGGAGCCCACCCTCATTATAACACATCCAGGATTGGATACATATATGCTTATGGCACAAGAGCTGTGATATGTGTAGACAGGGAGAACACTGGATCCTGCTGGCTAGAGAGCACCTCCATATGTAGTGAGTAGGACTCTATTTCAAATGACTAGTGCTGAGAGTGATAAACCAGGGACCTTGACCTCTTTCTTTagtacacatattcatatatcacaaaattaaatatgacacacacaaaacacatagacacagtcacagatacacacactcactcacacacacagagagaaagagagagagaaagagagagaaagagagagagagagagagagagagagagagagagagagagagagaattgtcaCACCTAAGAATTATAATGGAAGAAAAGCACGGGGCTCAGTTGTTCTTACATTTAATAAAGAACATGTCTCTAAAACAATATGAAAATTTGGACATACTGGATGACATAGAAAAGTAGATTCCTTCTTAATAAGTACAAAGAGGAATTAAAAACTTCGTCTTGAAATTACTTAATCTAAACTCTTAATATGTAAACTGTTAGCCCATTTCCAAAAGAATGTGATGAGCGTGTTCTGGTTAAGGGTGTATGAAAGCACAAATGGACTTTTGAGTTGTAgcccttttctttctcatcttctaAACTTTTTGGCACATCATTCTGCATTTCTCTTTACTATATGATCACCTAGACAAACATTCTGTACTAACCCTGTAAAAAGAAACTTTTGTAAAAGGCTAATCTAACTAaaattgaataaaagaaaatcagaaaggtAAGTGTCCGTAATGTTTCATGCTGATACATCTAATGTACAGAAAGATAGTGGTAGAGAGCAAAGTAATTTATCACTACAAAACTTAGAGTTACCTGAATGAAGCCAACATTctgaagagaaagataaacacacacataaaactagAAAAGAATAAACTGTAGTAGAACAGTCAATATGCATGTGAGAATGATGAATaagacaaacataaaacaaaaaaatgacagCAATTGATAAAGAAGACTATGGCAATTTCGATTCTCTAATTAAAGACATGCTAGCAGACATGGTTAAAAATAGACTGCAGTTATACATGCCTCCAAGAAATGCACATTAATGGTAATGATGAAAATAGCTTAGATAGTCTAGAAATGTAAGTTCCAAACAAATGCAACTGAAAAGCAAAGTACTTCATCAgtactgatgttttaaaaataatacaagattattCAGATGGACAACAAATATTGATTATTATAGACAATCATCAGTCTAGAGGATAATACAattctaaatataaatttttcaaaCATTATCACACCCAAATCATAATTTCAATATGCCATTTCTACTATGGTTAGAAGATGATTATATTTGGATGCAAATGGGAAATGGCTACATTTAGGTGGAATAAGAAACTAAAATAGTGGTCAACACGTTGGGTGTTCAGGCAAAAGTAGAATCTAGAATTAAATGACTGCATAAATCAAAATAACTCAACAGAAATGAAAGGAATATTTGTGTAAAAGCTAGAAAATACATTCTTCACAACAACTCATTgaacttttctaaaaataaatgacattttagaACATAAAAAAGTTTCagtacaaatagaaaaaaattgaattgttttctcaTAGGTTATCAAGGTACAGTAAATAGAAACATAAATCAAGTTTACAAgactatattaatttataaagCCTGAACAACATATCACATGTCTTAATACTGTATGTCTTAACAATACACTAGGAAGGAAATATTTGTAGaacagaatgaaataaaaacataatatacCAGACCCTGTGGATGTAAGAAAAACAGAAGTGAAGAGCTAAAtacttatattttgaaaattagagataattttaaaatatgagttaATAGAATatcttaaagtttaaaaaataaaaatgaattaaactcCAAGTAAGTTGGTGGAAAGAAACAAATATTaaggcagagacaaaagaaatggaaagatttTGGGAGGAGGTGACTGAGGAAAGCAGAGGACTgagctggatgtaaagtgaataaaagaagtaaagaaagatagaaagaatgaaaaaaagacagcaaggaacaaagaagatggaaatgcaaatgaaaatagaaatacaaaaagtaaagaaacatatagagggttatttaaaaaaataaataacactatATATCTTATTTGTATTAACCAAAAGAGACAAGGTACAGATTAATaacattaaagataaaaataggtGGCTTACAATATAGACTCATGAAATCCTGAGGATTTGTGTGGCATATTGAAAGATTTTGTATTCTAGCAAATTAGAGAAACTAAACTACTATTCTAATTCTAAAActgcataaaaacaaataaagaataaattatgTGCTTATCCTACTAATAAAAGGGTATGAAATATTTTTTGGTAAAATACTAGTATATCAAATTCACAACACATCCCAAAAAGTGTTCACAATGACAACTTGTGTTTCATTCCAAGGACTCAAGGATAGTTGACTATAATTAAATATAAGCAGTTCAACAACATATTAAAAAGCTTATTCAGCATGATCAAattatctatataaaatattatgcaAAATAAGAAATAGTTGGTTTGCAAAACTGAGTAACTCAATTTCACAGTTAACTCAAGGATAAGAATTATGTGATTATAATATTTCACTCATTTCCAAGCGTATTACATTTTCTGGCCATTGTGAATAGAGcaattttcaatatatatattaaactccAAGTAAGTTGGTGGAAAGAAACAAATATTaaggcagagacaaaagaaaCGGAAAGATTTTGGGAGGAGGTTACTGAGGGGAGCAGAGGACTgagctggatgtaaagtgaataaaagaagtaaagaaagatagaaagaatgaaacaaagacagcaaggaacaaagaagatggaaatgaaaatgaaaatagaaatacaaaaagtaaagaaacatatagagggttatttaaaaaaataaataacactatATATCTTATTcgtattaatatatatattatatatatattatatgtatataatatatacatacacatatatacatatataaacatatagaggattatttaaaaaaataacactatatatcttatttgtattaatatatattatatattatatgtatataatatatacatacacatatataatatatatacatatatttttcaattattgtttaaaatattaacttgagTTGCTGTaccataaatgtaattttgtttctttatttattttaagagatATGTCtttttatgtagtcctggctggcctggcacttaACATGTAGAGTcttgctagccttgaactcacagagatatgcctgcctttaCCTCTTGAATGGTGGAATTAAAAGAGTGCACCACTTCACACTGAACAGGAAATGTGATTTTCAGTTTAGGGGGTCTGTATATATTGTTCAATGGTGGAGCACATACCTATCATGGGTGACTTCTTGAGTTTGATACAGACCTATAAAAACATTACAAGatgatgagaaaaaaatttttccaaaCAGTGACTTTcttgaaagaatataaaattaatgagATAATAGACAATAATGGTAGTAGACTGTGGATATGgtaacaaagaggaaaaaaaagcagcAGATTTCCCTTAAGAAATGAAAGTGACTGGCAGATGGGAGTTTGGTATTGGTCCAAGCAGGGAGAAAGTACATTCCCTAAAGGGGAAGGCATAACTGAATAGTGAACTGGTCCCTAAAGGTCTAGACATACATTATAGTTTAGGAAGCAGATGCAATAACCCCATTATTTCTTTATATCTGAGGCCTGTGCCCAGAGAGTAAGAAAGCCCCTTCCCTAACCATAACcatataaattatgtaaaatatctGGTGTCTTGCCCAGTGGCCAGGATggtaaaaaataaatctgtatgCTTCCCCATGATTCTTCACAGTGTTAGGGAATAGCTTTATGAATTATGATCAGTAGTTCAGAAATATTTCCAGAGTATGGAATATTAATTTTGTATTGCATCACCTCATACTGCAACAAGGAAATACAAGTCCTCCTCAGGATACCAGAGTAAGTAAAACTAATAAGTAAGCAAACAGTTTTCTCACAAAAGGAGGGTAAGTTTTGAACTGTAtgcttatattttactttttaattgacATGTTCACTTAGATATCTTTAACTCTAAAATGCTAATGTCAGATAAATGTGGTTTAACTCATGTGTTTATGAAATGCTCACCAATGAAGCTAACTTGAATGTGGCTGTCCTGCACATAGCctgcttttatttggttttaatcTGTGTGTAGTGAGTAGGTG is a window of Arvicanthis niloticus isolate mArvNil1 chromosome 26, mArvNil1.pat.X, whole genome shotgun sequence DNA encoding:
- the LOC143438999 gene encoding olfactory receptor 8B3-like, with amino-acid sequence MAFGNRSFVTEFILIGLTDQPNLQLPLFFLFLVMYMITVTGNLGLVILIGLNSHLHTPMYFFLFNLSLIDLCYSSVFTPKMLLNFTINKNIISYMGCMTQLYFYSFFVISECYVLMSMAYDRYVAICNPLLYNIAMSPKICSCLMLGSYLMAFSGAMAHTGCMLRLTFCDANSINHYFCDILPVMQLSCTSTYVNELEVFIVVGINILVPSITIFISYGFILSSIFHISSNEGRSKAFSTCSSHIIAVSLFFGSGAFMYLKPSSAGSMNEGKISSVFYTNVVPMMNPLIYSMRNKDVKVALRKTLSRWKFC